A single window of Lynx canadensis isolate LIC74 chromosome C2, mLynCan4.pri.v2, whole genome shotgun sequence DNA harbors:
- the TRMT10C gene encoding tRNA methyltransferase 10 homolog C yields MPVFLKMSGSITLRSFGRFLVPFTIHRKKGVLCSTILQRSMSSKIPTVSYPKKESTSPPEQLGLDGWKITMKSSMQEEDASAVSSSKDEDPLVAIRELIEMWRLFGKEVPEQISEEELKTAMECVSKSSKKKYLKYLYIKEKIKKAKQIKKETKAALKEKAKKDQLLETTKEDKQQNFLFLRLWDRNIDIAMGWKGIQAMQFGQPLVFDMDYESYMKPKELKNTVSQLLESEGWNRRNVDPFHIYFCNLKVEGAYHKELVKRYGEKWDKLLLTATEKSHVDLFPKDSIIYLTADSPNVMTTFKHDKIYIVGSFVDKAMQTGTSLAKAKRLKLATECLPLDRYLQWDTGTKNLTLDQMMRILLCLKNTGSWEEALKFVPRRKHTGCMEISQHSQELVNRLKKSKPFNSFPKGSLNIHTQKRWLE; encoded by the coding sequence ATGCCTGTTTTCCTCAAAATGAGTGGTAGTATCACCTTAAGatcttttggcagatttttggtGCCATTTACCATTCATAGGAAAAAAGGGGTTTTATGTTCAACAATTCTGCAGAGATCTATGTCTTCCAAAATACCAACTGTGTCCTATCCTAAGAAGGAGAGTACATCACCTCCTGAACAGCTGGGATTGGATGGGTGGAAAATTACAATGAAATCTAGCATGCAAGAAGAAGATGCTTCGGCAGTCTCAAGCAGCAAGGATGAAGACCCTCTAGTTGCCATCAGGGAGTTAATTGAGATGTGGAGATTGTTTGGCAAAGAAGTACCAGAACAAATCAGTGAAGAAGAACTCAAAACTGCTATGGAATGTGTTTctaaatcatcaaaaaaaaaatacttaaaatatttatatattaaggaaaaaattaaaaaagccaagcaaataaaaaaggaaacgaAAGCAGCATTAAAGGAAAAAGCCAAAAAAGACCAATTACTGGAAACCACTAAGGAAGATAAACAGCAAAACTTTCTATTTCTACGACTTTGGGATAGGAATATAGACATTGCCATGGGCTGGAAAGGTATTCAGGCCATGCAGTTTGGACAACCTTTGGTTTTTGACATGGATTATGAAAGTTATATGAAACCAAAGGAACTTAAGAATACTGTTTCCCAACTTTTAGAAAGTGAAGGATGGAACAGAAGAAATGTTGATcctttccatatttatttctgCAACCTTAAAGTAGAAGGCGCTTATCATAAAGAGTTAGTTAAACGTTATGGAGAAAAATGGGACAAATTGCTATTAACAGCAACAGAAAAGTCTCATGTAGACTTATTCCCAAAGGATAGTATTATATATTTAACTGCAGATTCTCCCAATGTTATGACAACTTTCAAGCATGATAAGATTTATATAGTGGGATCTTTTGTTGATAAGGCTATGCAGACAGGCACATCCCTAGCCAAGGCAAAACGGCTGAAACTGGCAACAGAATGCCTTCCATTAGATAGGTATTTACAGTGGGACACTGGTACCAAAAATCTCACCTTAGATCAGATGATGCGTATTTTGTTATGTCTGAAAAACACTGGTAGTTGGGAAGAGGCTCTGAAGTTTGTtcctaggagaaaacatactggttgtatggagatttctcaacattCTCAAGAGCTTGTCAACAGATTAAAGAAGTCAAAACCTTTTAATTCATTTCCAAAAGGCTctctaaatatacacacacagaaaaggtgGCTTGAATGA
- the LOC115524014 gene encoding putative protein FAM172B, which produces MSERALTSHRSVLLVLLQDQGVFRAGQWSQQAIIHHGLQHGSQIPCIQMALQAHYDVIVLNPNDNFIDLNMEEERKGLLTQTKGSSSLKMVPAENFLSVQQPLQCTPKRCSNTPEEHMAYIWDYFISKTEGKDVAFIVHGYGGLVFMDLLVRKKWEVMNKVYAVAFIDSEHHVGHQLGSDVQLLAWIKHHCREWVTSPKPLDKPAATVLKQEFPMVSAGTEKHNLAPSSSLQSIFKYFKKALKAKTTINFSRVPIVTRSSTKRKQIA; this is translated from the coding sequence ATGAGTGAGAGAGCATTAACAAGTCATCGTTctgttcttcttgttcttcttcaagACCAAGGAGTCTTTAGAGCTGGTCAGTGGAGTCAGCAGGCAATAATACATCATGGTCTCCAACATGGAAGTCAGATACCATGTATTCAAATGGCATTGCAGGCACATTATGATGTAATTGTGCTAAACCCCAATGACAATTTCATCGACCTAAACATGGAAGAAGAGCGGAAAGGCCTGTTAACCCAAACTAAGGGGTCATCTTCCCTAAAAATGGTTCCAGCAGAGAACTTTTTATCTGTCCAGCAACCTCTCCAGTGCACCCCTAAAAGATGCAGCAACACTCCTGAAGAACACATGGCTTACATTTGGGATTACTTCATTTCAAAGACTGAAGGCAAGGATGTTGCCTTCATTGTACATGGTTACGGAGGCTTGGTTTTTATGGACTTACTTGTTCGTAAAAAGTGGGAAGTGATGAACAAAGTATATGCTGTTGCCTTTATTGACTCTGAACATCATGTAGGACACCAGCTGGGAAGTGATGTTCAGTTATTGGCCTGGATAAAGCACCACTGCCGTGAATGGGTGACAAGCCCTAAGCCTTTGGATAAACCTGCAGCTACTGTTTTAAAACAGGAGTTTCCTATGGTTTCTGCTGGTACAGAAAAACACAACTTAGCCCCTTCCTCTAGCCTTCAgtcaatttttaaatactttaaaaaagctTTGAAAGCCAAAACAACTATTAATTTTTCTCGAGTGCCAATAGTAACTAGAAGCtccacaaaaagaaagcaaattgctTAA